A genome region from Populus alba chromosome 5, ASM523922v2, whole genome shotgun sequence includes the following:
- the LOC118045780 gene encoding protein DEHYDRATION-INDUCED 19 homolog 4-like: MKELGSEKDLKVEYICPFCGEDFDVVGLFCHINEKHPAEAKNGLYPVCAKRVGMDIVTHITWCLGISYLHKRRARKGGANSAFSILRKELQEGSLQSLLGGSSCFVLSSNTKLDPLLSPFIFLVIVLQNWKT, encoded by the exons atgaaagaattaggatctg AAAAGGATTTAAAAGTAGAGTATATATGTCCGTTTTGCGGCGAGGATTTTGATGTTGTTGGTCTTTTTTGCCACATCAATGAAAAACATCCTGCTGAAGCCAAGAATGGG TTATATCCAGTTTGTGCTAAAAGGGTGGGGATGGACATTGTTACTCATATTACTTG GTGCTTAGGAATCTCCTATCTT CATAAGAGGAGAGCGCGGAAGGGGGGAGCTAACTCAGCATTTTCTATACTGAGAAAAGAGCTGCAAGAAGGAAGTTTACAATCCCTTCTTGGTGGATCTTCATGCTTTGTTTTGTCCTCCAATACAAAACTTGATCCATTGCTTTCACCTTTCATATTTCTTGTCATAGTTTTGCAGAATTGGAAAACTTAA